The following coding sequences are from one Rhizobiaceae bacterium window:
- the mraY gene encoding phospho-N-acetylmuramoyl-pentapeptide-transferase produces the protein MLTLLVGFANEVQLFNVFRYITFRTGGALITSALFVFLFGPGIIDSLRLRQGRGQPIRADGPQTHFKKAGTPTMGGLMIMTGIIVSTLLWANLSSVYVWVTLLVAIGFGAIGFYDDYLKVTKQSHLGLSGKARLAIEFVVAGIAVFFIMRAGQAPFSSSLTFPFVKDLILNLGWFFIPFGAFVVVGAGNAVNFTDGLDGLAIVPIMIAAASFGVIAYLSGNAVFAEYLQIHFVPGTGELAVILGAVIGAGLGFLWFNAPPAAIFMGDTGSLALGGLIGTVAVATKHEIVMAIIGGVFVMEALSVIIQVGYFKMTGRRVFLMAPIHHHFEKLGWTESQVVIRFWIVAVILALIGLSTLKLR, from the coding sequence ATGCTAACTCTGCTGGTCGGCTTCGCCAATGAAGTGCAGCTCTTCAACGTATTTCGCTACATCACCTTTCGAACCGGCGGCGCGCTGATCACATCGGCGCTGTTCGTGTTCCTGTTCGGGCCGGGCATCATCGATTCGTTGCGGCTGAGGCAGGGCAGGGGCCAGCCGATCCGTGCCGACGGCCCGCAGACGCATTTCAAGAAGGCCGGCACGCCCACCATGGGCGGCCTGATGATCATGACCGGCATCATCGTCTCGACGCTGCTGTGGGCGAATCTGTCGAGCGTCTATGTATGGGTGACGCTGCTTGTCGCCATCGGCTTCGGCGCCATCGGATTCTATGACGACTATCTCAAGGTGACGAAGCAGTCCCATCTCGGCCTTTCAGGCAAGGCGCGTCTCGCCATCGAGTTCGTCGTCGCCGGCATCGCCGTCTTCTTCATCATGCGGGCGGGGCAGGCGCCTTTCTCCTCGTCGCTGACTTTCCCCTTCGTCAAGGACCTCATCCTCAACCTCGGATGGTTCTTCATTCCCTTCGGCGCCTTCGTGGTGGTGGGCGCCGGCAATGCCGTGAATTTCACCGACGGTCTCGACGGTCTGGCCATCGTGCCGATCATGATCGCGGCGGCGTCCTTCGGCGTCATCGCCTATCTGTCGGGCAACGCGGTCTTCGCCGAATATCTGCAGATCCACTTCGTCCCCGGCACCGGCGAACTGGCCGTCATCCTGGGGGCGGTTATCGGCGCCGGTCTCGGCTTCCTCTGGTTCAACGCGCCGCCCGCCGCGATCTTTATGGGCGATACCGGCTCGCTGGCGCTGGGCGGCCTGATCGGCACGGTCGCGGTCGCGACCAAGCACGAGATCGTCATGGCGATCATCGGCGGCGTCTTCGTGATGGAGGCGCTGTCGGTCATCATCCAGGTCGGCTACTTCAAGATGACCGGCAGGCGCGTGTTCCTGATGGCGCCGATCCACCATCACTTCGAAAAGCTCGGCTGGACCGAGAGCCAGGTGGTGATCCGCTTCTGGATCGTCGCCGTCATCCTGGCCCTGATCGGCCTTTCGACGCTGAAGCTCAGGTGA
- the murD gene encoding UDP-N-acetylmuramoyl-L-alanine--D-glutamate ligase codes for MIPATTLGGKRVALFGLGGSGIATARALVEGGADIVAWDDNPESVARAEAEGIPTGNLRQEDWSVFASFVLSPGVPLTHPKPHWSVELARGAGVEVIGDIELFVRERNALAPDAPFIAITGTNGKSTTTALTAHILRSAGRDTQMGGNIGRAIMTLDPPKPDRFYVVECSSYQIDLAPSINPTAGILLNLTPDHLDRHGTMQHYASIKERLVAGSDTAIVGVDDAYCVQIADRLERAGKAVSRISKRLPLPDGFFADGTDLMEASHGRYERIAFLEGIGSLRGQHNAQNALAAVAACLKVGLDLGEIQAGLESFPGLAHRMEQVGRKGRVLFVNDSKATNADASAPALSSFQRIYWIAGGLPKEGGIEPLRGFFPRITKAYLIGEAAPAFSATLGESVPYEISGTLDAAVANAARDAAEEADGELVVLLSPACASFDQFKNFEVRGDAFRAAVAAIQGVKVIGGKPS; via the coding sequence ATGATCCCTGCGACCACACTCGGCGGCAAGCGGGTAGCGCTCTTCGGCCTCGGCGGCTCGGGGATCGCGACGGCGCGCGCGCTCGTCGAAGGCGGCGCGGACATTGTGGCGTGGGACGACAATCCCGAAAGCGTGGCGCGCGCGGAGGCCGAAGGCATACCGACAGGCAATCTGCGGCAGGAGGACTGGAGCGTCTTCGCATCCTTCGTGCTGTCGCCCGGCGTGCCGCTGACGCATCCCAAGCCGCACTGGTCGGTGGAACTCGCACGCGGCGCCGGCGTCGAGGTGATCGGCGACATCGAGCTTTTCGTGCGGGAGCGCAACGCGCTGGCGCCCGATGCTCCGTTCATCGCCATCACCGGCACCAACGGCAAGTCGACCACGACGGCGCTGACGGCGCACATTCTGAGATCGGCCGGCCGCGACACGCAGATGGGCGGCAATATCGGCCGCGCGATCATGACGCTCGACCCTCCGAAGCCGGACCGGTTCTACGTGGTCGAGTGCTCGTCCTACCAGATCGACCTCGCCCCCTCGATCAATCCGACCGCCGGCATCCTGCTCAACCTCACGCCGGATCATCTCGACCGGCACGGAACCATGCAGCACTACGCCTCCATCAAGGAGCGGCTGGTCGCGGGCAGCGACACCGCTATCGTGGGCGTCGACGACGCCTATTGCGTACAGATCGCGGACCGTCTGGAACGGGCGGGCAAGGCGGTTTCGCGCATCTCCAAGCGCCTGCCGCTGCCGGATGGCTTCTTCGCCGACGGCACGGATCTCATGGAAGCCAGCCATGGCCGCTACGAGCGCATCGCCTTTCTCGAAGGCATCGGCTCGCTGCGCGGCCAGCACAATGCGCAGAATGCGCTTGCGGCGGTCGCGGCCTGCCTGAAGGTCGGTCTCGATCTCGGCGAGATCCAGGCGGGACTGGAGAGCTTTCCGGGGCTCGCACATCGCATGGAGCAGGTCGGCCGCAAGGGCAGGGTGCTCTTCGTCAACGATTCCAAGGCGACCAACGCCGATGCCTCCGCGCCGGCGCTGTCTTCGTTCCAGCGCATCTACTGGATCGCCGGCGGCCTGCCGAAGGAAGGTGGCATCGAGCCGTTGCGGGGCTTCTTCCCACGCATCACGAAAGCCTATCTGATCGGCGAGGCGGCACCGGCCTTTTCGGCGACGCTTGGCGAGTCCGTGCCGTACGAGATTTCCGGCACGCTGGACGCTGCCGTCGCCAATGCGGCGCGTGACGCCGCCGAGGAAGCGGACGGCGAGCTCGTCGTGCTCCTCTCGCCGGCCTGCGCCAGCTTCGACCAGTTCAAGAATTTCGAGGTCCGTGGAGACGCCTTCCGCGCGGCGGTTGCCGCCATCCAAGGCGTCAAGGTGATCGGAGGGAAGCCCTCATGA
- the ftsW gene encoding putative lipid II flippase FtsW: protein MMRRTDKSAVATWWWTIDRWFLAAFLSLMVLGIVLSFAASPAVAERIGLDSFHFAIRQIVFMIPALIAMISVSFLDARQVRRLALIMLCVMLVLMIAVLYIGVEVKGARRWVSFFGISIQPSEFLKPAFVIITAWLFAEHSKHPDIPGNFFAMILLGVVIALLVAQPDLGQTILTLATWGIMFFMAGMSWFWIILLGAIGVAGGFGAYLIFPHVAGRIDRFLTGEGDTFQVDMGRDAVINGGWFGVGPGEGTIKRVIPDSHADFVFAVAGEEFGIVLCLAIMAIFAFIVLRGLNTALKERDDFTRYAVAGLVVVFGLQSIINMGVNLQLMPAKGMTLPFISYGGSSLIAIAISMGMVLALTRKRPETRQTIGFHAYPRHVPAE from the coding sequence ATGATGCGTCGTACCGACAAGAGCGCAGTCGCCACCTGGTGGTGGACGATCGACCGATGGTTTCTCGCCGCCTTCCTGTCGCTCATGGTGCTCGGCATCGTGCTGTCCTTCGCCGCCAGCCCGGCGGTGGCCGAGCGCATCGGGCTCGACAGCTTCCATTTCGCCATCCGCCAGATCGTGTTCATGATCCCGGCGCTGATCGCCATGATCTCCGTTTCGTTCCTCGATGCGCGGCAGGTGCGGCGTCTGGCGCTGATCATGCTCTGCGTGATGCTCGTGCTGATGATCGCCGTGCTCTATATCGGCGTCGAGGTGAAGGGCGCGCGGCGCTGGGTGTCCTTCTTCGGCATCTCCATCCAGCCGTCCGAGTTCCTGAAGCCGGCCTTCGTCATCATCACGGCGTGGCTCTTCGCCGAACACTCGAAGCATCCCGATATTCCCGGCAATTTCTTCGCCATGATCCTTCTCGGTGTGGTGATCGCGCTTCTCGTCGCGCAGCCGGACCTCGGCCAGACCATCCTGACGCTCGCCACCTGGGGCATCATGTTCTTCATGGCCGGCATGTCGTGGTTCTGGATCATCCTGCTCGGCGCGATAGGCGTGGCCGGCGGCTTCGGGGCCTATCTGATCTTCCCGCACGTCGCCGGCCGCATCGACCGGTTCCTGACAGGGGAGGGCGATACGTTCCAGGTCGATATGGGCCGCGACGCTGTCATCAATGGCGGCTGGTTCGGCGTCGGGCCGGGCGAGGGCACGATCAAGCGGGTCATTCCCGACAGCCATGCCGACTTCGTCTTCGCCGTTGCGGGCGAGGAGTTCGGCATCGTGCTATGCTTGGCGATCATGGCGATCTTCGCGTTCATCGTGCTGCGCGGCCTCAACACCGCGCTGAAGGAGCGCGACGACTTCACGCGCTATGCGGTCGCCGGCCTCGTCGTCGTCTTCGGCCTGCAGTCGATCATCAATATGGGCGTGAACCTGCAACTCATGCCGGCGAAGGGCATGACGCTGCCCTTCATTTCCTATGGCGGCTCGTCGCTCATCGCCATCGCCATTTCGATGGGCATGGTGCTGGCTCTGACGCGCAAACGTCCCGAAACGCGCCAGACGATCGGCTTCCACGCCTATCCGCGCCATGTGCCGGCCGAGTGA
- the murG gene encoding undecaprenyldiphospho-muramoylpentapeptide beta-N-acetylglucosaminyltransferase, giving the protein MAKGSILLAAGGTGGHLFPAEALAHELVARGWQVHLATDGRVERISGNFPATAVHRISAATLGGRNPVALLSALWTIWRGVREASGVIQRIGAKAVIGFGGYPTLPPLFAATRRGVPTMVHEANIVMGRANKALAGRVDVIAGGFLTEQASGHPEKYVFTGNPVRQPILDALSVAYAAPSAGEPFRLLVFGGSQGAQFFSDAIPAAIRLLPESERRRIRLVQQVRAEDMEKVKAAYAELGIDAELAPFFTDMAQKLAAAHLVISRAGASTVTELSALGRPALLVPYPHALDHDQAANAAALAAAGGAEVHPQSSLSPEKLAGRLGDLMADPQKLSAMAAAARSTGKPDAARLLADLAEAIASGKTLSQFRKEMPR; this is encoded by the coding sequence ATGGCGAAGGGGTCGATTCTTCTCGCGGCCGGCGGTACGGGCGGACATCTGTTTCCGGCTGAGGCGCTGGCCCATGAACTGGTCGCGCGCGGCTGGCAGGTGCATCTGGCGACGGACGGCCGAGTCGAGAGGATCTCCGGCAATTTTCCAGCCACCGCGGTGCATCGCATTTCGGCCGCGACGCTCGGCGGACGCAATCCTGTCGCGTTGCTTTCCGCTCTGTGGACGATCTGGCGCGGCGTGCGTGAGGCATCCGGCGTCATCCAGCGCATCGGTGCGAAGGCGGTGATCGGCTTCGGCGGCTACCCCACGCTGCCGCCGCTGTTTGCCGCGACGCGGCGTGGTGTGCCGACCATGGTGCATGAGGCGAACATCGTCATGGGGCGGGCCAACAAGGCGCTGGCCGGCCGCGTCGACGTGATCGCCGGCGGTTTCCTGACGGAGCAGGCCAGCGGCCACCCGGAAAAATATGTCTTCACCGGCAATCCGGTGCGCCAGCCGATCCTCGATGCGCTGAGCGTCGCCTACGCCGCGCCGTCTGCCGGCGAGCCGTTCCGACTGCTCGTCTTCGGCGGCAGTCAGGGCGCGCAGTTCTTTTCCGACGCCATACCGGCGGCGATCAGGCTGTTGCCGGAGAGCGAGAGGAGACGCATCAGGCTGGTGCAGCAGGTGCGCGCCGAGGACATGGAGAAGGTGAAAGCCGCCTATGCCGAACTGGGCATCGACGCGGAACTTGCGCCGTTCTTCACCGACATGGCGCAGAAGCTGGCGGCCGCGCACCTCGTCATTTCCCGCGCCGGGGCCTCGACGGTGACGGAGCTTTCCGCGCTCGGGCGCCCGGCGCTGCTCGTGCCCTATCCGCATGCGCTCGACCATGACCAGGCGGCCAATGCGGCGGCACTAGCTGCGGCCGGCGGCGCGGAAGTGCATCCGCAATCCTCGCTTTCGCCGGAAAAACTTGCCGGGCGGCTTGGCGATCTGATGGCCGATCCGCAAAAGCTTTCCGCCATGGCCGCCGCCGCGCGCTCGACCGGCAAGCCGGACGCGGCGCGGTTGCTCGCCGATCTCGCAGAAGCTATTGCGTCTGGAAAGACGCTTTCGCAATTCAGGAAGGAAATGCCGCGATGA
- the murC gene encoding UDP-N-acetylmuramate--L-alanine ligase, translated as MKMTRTIGRVHFIGIGGIGMSGIAEVLHSLGYAVQGSDQADSANVQRLSAKGIKCFVGHKAENIGDAEVVVVSTAIKKTNPELIAARERLLPVVRRAEMLAELMRFKQAIAIGGTHGKTTTTSLVATLLEAGQLDPTVINGGIINAYGTNARIGRGDWMVVEADESDGTFLKLPADIAVVTNIDPEHLDHYGSFDKVRDAFRQFVENVPFYGFGVMCTDHPEVQALVSRIEDRRVITYGENAQADVRFENHGMDGAVSVFDVVIRNRKSGGHEAIRDLRMPMAGRHNVSNATAAIAVARELEISAEDIRKGLAAFGGVKRRFTPTGSWNGVQVFDDYGHHPVEIKAVLRAARDSTKGRVIAIAQPHRFTRLHDLFDEFSACFNDADTVMVAPVYPAGEDPIEGVTSDALVSRIRAGGHRDARFVENAQAIAPTVRALAQPGDFVVFLGAGNITQWAYALPKELAAGEAAS; from the coding sequence ATGAAAATGACACGGACCATCGGCCGCGTTCATTTCATCGGCATCGGCGGCATCGGCATGAGCGGCATCGCCGAGGTGCTGCACAGTCTCGGCTACGCCGTGCAAGGGTCGGATCAGGCGGACAGCGCCAATGTGCAGCGCCTTTCCGCCAAGGGGATAAAGTGCTTCGTCGGGCACAAGGCCGAGAATATCGGCGACGCCGAAGTGGTGGTGGTTTCGACTGCGATCAAGAAGACGAATCCGGAGCTGATCGCGGCGCGCGAGCGCCTGCTGCCCGTCGTGCGCCGGGCCGAGATGCTGGCCGAACTGATGCGCTTCAAGCAGGCCATCGCCATCGGCGGCACGCATGGCAAGACGACGACGACCTCGCTCGTCGCGACGCTTCTCGAAGCAGGACAACTCGACCCGACGGTCATCAATGGCGGCATCATCAACGCCTACGGCACCAATGCACGCATCGGGCGCGGGGACTGGATGGTCGTCGAGGCCGACGAGAGCGACGGCACATTCCTCAAACTGCCGGCCGACATCGCCGTGGTGACGAATATCGATCCCGAACACCTCGACCACTACGGCTCGTTCGACAAGGTTCGCGACGCATTCCGGCAGTTCGTGGAGAACGTGCCGTTCTACGGTTTCGGCGTGATGTGCACCGACCATCCCGAGGTGCAGGCGCTGGTCTCGCGCATCGAGGACCGCCGCGTCATCACCTATGGCGAGAACGCACAGGCGGACGTGCGTTTCGAGAACCATGGCATGGATGGCGCGGTCTCGGTGTTCGACGTGGTGATCCGCAATCGCAAGTCGGGCGGCCATGAAGCCATCCGCGACCTGCGCATGCCGATGGCCGGACGGCACAATGTCTCCAACGCGACCGCGGCGATCGCCGTCGCGCGCGAGCTCGAGATTTCCGCGGAGGACATCCGCAAGGGCCTCGCGGCCTTCGGCGGAGTCAAGCGGCGCTTCACGCCCACCGGAAGCTGGAACGGCGTGCAGGTGTTCGACGACTACGGCCACCATCCGGTCGAGATCAAGGCGGTGCTGCGCGCGGCCCGCGATTCCACCAAGGGACGTGTCATCGCCATCGCGCAGCCGCACCGCTTCACGCGGCTTCACGACCTGTTCGACGAATTCTCGGCCTGCTTCAACGATGCCGACACCGTGATGGTCGCGCCGGTCTATCCGGCGGGCGAAGACCCGATCGAGGGCGTGACGTCCGACGCGCTCGTATCGCGTATCCGCGCCGGCGGTCACCGCGATGCGCGATTCGTCGAGAACGCGCAGGCCATCGCGCCGACCGTGCGCGCCCTGGCGCAGCCCGGCGATTTCGTCGTGTTCCTCGGCGCCGGCAACATCACCCAATGGGCTTACGCGCTGCCGAAGGAACTGGCAGCCGGAGAAGCGGCGTCATGA
- the murB gene encoding UDP-N-acetylmuramate dehydrogenase, with protein sequence MTPGQQLIESVGDRLAGLRGRITVDAEMEKITWFRAGGIADALFQPADEEDLVAFLKAVPEDIQLMVVGIGSNLLVRDGGLRGFVIRLSAKGFGNTEIVSPTQIRAGAATPDKRLAAVALEAGIGGFHFYHGIPGGVGGALRMNAGANGVETRERVVEVRALDRQGNVHILSNADMGYSYRHTTAPKGLIFTSALFEGYPERREVIKEAMDAVQHHRETVQPIREKTGGSTFKNPPGTSAWKEIDKAGCRGLMIGGAQMSPLHCNFMINTGTATGYDLEYLGETVRARVLETSGIKLEWEIKRIGKFKKGREVHQFLGQLL encoded by the coding sequence ATGACACCGGGCCAGCAGCTGATCGAGTCGGTCGGCGACAGGCTTGCCGGGCTGCGCGGCCGCATCACCGTCGATGCCGAGATGGAGAAGATCACCTGGTTCCGCGCCGGCGGCATTGCCGATGCGCTGTTCCAGCCCGCCGACGAGGAGGACCTCGTCGCTTTCCTCAAGGCCGTGCCCGAGGACATCCAGCTCATGGTCGTCGGCATAGGGTCGAACCTTCTGGTGCGCGACGGCGGCCTGCGGGGATTCGTGATCCGTCTTTCCGCAAAGGGTTTCGGGAATACGGAGATCGTTTCGCCGACGCAGATCCGCGCCGGCGCCGCCACGCCCGACAAGCGGCTTGCGGCGGTGGCGCTGGAAGCCGGCATCGGCGGCTTTCATTTCTATCACGGCATTCCCGGCGGGGTCGGCGGAGCGCTGCGCATGAATGCGGGCGCGAACGGCGTCGAAACGCGGGAGCGCGTCGTCGAGGTGCGGGCGCTCGACCGGCAGGGGAACGTCCACATCCTGTCCAACGCGGACATGGGCTATTCCTATCGCCACACGACCGCGCCGAAAGGGCTGATCTTCACCTCTGCGCTTTTCGAAGGCTATCCCGAGCGGCGCGAGGTCATCAAGGAAGCGATGGACGCTGTGCAGCACCATCGCGAGACCGTGCAGCCGATCCGCGAGAAGACCGGCGGCTCGACGTTCAAGAACCCGCCCGGCACTTCCGCCTGGAAGGAGATCGACAAGGCCGGCTGCCGTGGCCTGATGATCGGCGGCGCCCAGATGTCGCCGCTTCACTGCAACTTCATGATCAATACCGGGACCGCCACCGGCTACGATCTGGAGTATCTCGGCGAGACGGTACGGGCCCGCGTTCTGGAGACGTCCGGCATCAAGCTGGAATGGGAAATCAAGCGCATCGGCAAGTTCAAGAAGGGGCGCGAGGTCCACCAGTTCCTTGGACAGTTGCTTTAA
- a CDS encoding D-alanine--D-alanine ligase: protein MTKKHVAVLMGGFSSERPVSLSSGNACADALEAQGYRVTRVDVARDVGSVLADLRPDAAFNALHGPFGEDGTIQGILEYLGIPYTHSGVLASALAMNKEKAKRIAKAAGIPVAESRVVNRKTIAGEHPMKPPYVVKPVNEGSSFGVVIVREGQSHPPQVVASAEWRYGDQVMVERYVHGRELTCAVMGDVALGVCEIIPVGHNFYDYDSKYVPGGSKHEVPAKISPNIYQKLQTLALKAHQAIGCRGVSRSDFRYDDRHSENGEIVWLEVNTQPGMTPTSLVPEIAAHAGHTFGELLSWMVEDASCLR, encoded by the coding sequence ATGACCAAAAAGCACGTGGCCGTACTGATGGGGGGATTCTCGTCGGAGCGGCCGGTTTCGCTCTCTTCGGGCAATGCCTGTGCGGACGCGCTCGAGGCTCAGGGTTATCGCGTCACCCGTGTCGATGTGGCGAGAGACGTCGGCTCGGTGCTCGCGGATTTGCGGCCGGACGCGGCGTTCAACGCCCTTCATGGTCCTTTCGGCGAGGACGGCACGATCCAGGGCATTCTCGAATATCTCGGCATTCCATACACCCATTCCGGCGTGCTGGCTTCCGCTCTCGCCATGAACAAGGAGAAGGCCAAGCGCATCGCCAAGGCCGCCGGCATTCCCGTGGCGGAATCGCGCGTCGTCAACCGCAAGACCATTGCCGGCGAGCATCCGATGAAGCCGCCTTACGTGGTGAAGCCTGTCAACGAAGGCTCCAGCTTCGGCGTCGTCATCGTCCGGGAAGGGCAGTCCCATCCTCCGCAGGTGGTCGCTTCGGCCGAGTGGCGCTACGGCGACCAGGTGATGGTCGAGCGCTACGTGCACGGCCGCGAACTGACCTGCGCGGTGATGGGCGACGTGGCGCTCGGCGTCTGCGAGATCATTCCCGTCGGCCACAACTTCTACGATTACGACTCCAAATACGTGCCGGGCGGATCAAAACACGAAGTTCCGGCAAAAATTTCACCGAATATTTACCAAAAACTACAGACACTGGCGCTCAAGGCACACCAAGCGATCGGCTGTCGCGGCGTTTCCAGATCTGACTTCCGTTACGACGATCGTCACTCCGAAAACGGCGAGATTGTCTGGCTGGAAGTGAACACCCAGCCGGGCATGACGCCTACCTCCTTGGTGCCAGAGATCGCCGCGCATGCGGGACACACGTTCGGCGAGCTCTTGAGTTGGATGGTGGAGGACGCCTCGTGTTTGCGTTAG
- a CDS encoding cell division protein FtsQ/DivIB, with amino-acid sequence MVLPKWLRRPARLLKRLNSGEITPPRFAATAMTAIFLGATGAYGAYLGGHIPDYAQAVTARTGFAVDQVRVIGHKQTSEIDILDRLELDGWTSLVGFNAEAARERVASLSWVEVASVRKVYPDGIEVQIKEREPFAIWQHGNELSVIEKDGKVIVPFTGGSLSGLPQVIGVGAAENAQAFLAKVAAHPALAPRVKAYVRVAERRWDLRLNNGMTVKLPEDGEDQAMVDLLAFDRDGALLSRDVVAVDMRIPDRLVLQLSPEGMERRTAELEAQAKARKKAGKSNT; translated from the coding sequence CTGGTTCTGCCGAAGTGGCTGCGCCGACCGGCGCGGCTGCTCAAGCGTCTGAACAGCGGCGAGATCACGCCGCCGCGTTTCGCCGCGACGGCGATGACCGCTATTTTCCTCGGCGCCACCGGCGCTTACGGCGCCTATCTTGGCGGACATATTCCCGACTATGCGCAGGCGGTGACGGCGCGCACCGGCTTCGCCGTCGACCAGGTTCGCGTCATCGGCCACAAGCAGACCTCCGAGATCGACATTCTCGACCGCCTCGAACTGGACGGCTGGACGTCGCTGGTCGGCTTCAACGCCGAGGCAGCGCGCGAGCGCGTCGCTTCGCTGTCCTGGGTGGAGGTCGCCTCCGTCCGCAAGGTCTATCCGGATGGCATCGAGGTGCAGATCAAGGAGCGCGAGCCTTTCGCGATCTGGCAGCACGGCAACGAGCTCTCGGTGATCGAGAAGGACGGCAAGGTGATCGTTCCCTTTACCGGCGGTTCGCTGTCGGGCCTGCCGCAGGTCATCGGGGTCGGCGCTGCCGAGAACGCGCAGGCGTTCCTGGCCAAGGTCGCGGCGCATCCGGCGCTCGCGCCGCGCGTCAAGGCCTATGTCCGCGTGGCGGAGCGCCGCTGGGATCTGCGTCTCAACAACGGCATGACGGTGAAGCTGCCGGAGGATGGCGAGGATCAGGCGATGGTGGACCTGCTCGCCTTCGATCGCGACGGCGCGCTCCTGTCGCGCGACGTGGTGGCGGTCGACATGCGCATACCCGACCGGCTGGTGCTGCAGCTTTCGCCGGAAGGCATGGAGCGCCGCACGGCGGAACTCGAAGCGCAGGCCAAGGCGCGCAAGAAGGCCGGGAAGAGCAACACATGA
- the ftsA gene encoding cell division protein FtsA, with protein MSWLGAQSTDIPRSGIVTVLDVGSSKVCCMIAKLKPSEGSQLLKGRTHQIRVIGIGHQKSQGVKSGVIVDLNRAEQAIRLAVDAAERMAGLTVDSLIVNLSAGRLRSETFSAAINLGGHEVEAADVKRVLAAGAKQALKAQRQVVHSLPVAFSLDGERGVRDPRGMIGDTLGVDMHVLTGDAAPLRNLELCINRSHLSVERMVATSYASGLSALVDDELEMGAACIDMGGGTTTISVFADGKFVHADAIPVGGNHVTLDLAKGLSTRLDDAERLKVMHGSALPGGADDRDIVSVRPIGDESDVAIQVPRAAMTRIIRARIEETLEMLRDRLNASGYGNVVGKRVILTGGASQLGGLPEAARRVIGRNVRLGRPLGVAGLPEAAKGPAFATAVGLLIYPQAAGLEGRQPKGGQVLRATGTNGRLQRVGQWIRDSF; from the coding sequence ATGAGCTGGCTCGGCGCACAATCGACCGACATACCGCGCTCCGGAATCGTCACCGTGCTCGACGTGGGGTCGAGCAAGGTCTGCTGCATGATCGCCAAGCTGAAGCCGAGCGAGGGCAGCCAGCTGCTCAAGGGCCGGACGCATCAGATCCGGGTTATCGGCATCGGTCATCAGAAGTCGCAGGGCGTGAAATCCGGCGTCATCGTCGATCTCAACCGTGCCGAACAGGCGATCCGGCTCGCGGTCGACGCGGCCGAGCGGATGGCCGGTCTCACGGTGGATTCGCTGATCGTCAACCTCAGCGCCGGGCGTCTCCGCAGCGAGACCTTTTCCGCCGCGATCAATCTCGGCGGCCATGAGGTCGAGGCGGCGGACGTGAAGCGCGTTCTGGCCGCCGGCGCCAAGCAGGCGCTGAAGGCGCAGAGGCAGGTCGTGCATTCGCTGCCGGTGGCCTTCTCGCTCGACGGGGAGCGCGGCGTGCGCGATCCGCGCGGCATGATCGGCGACACGCTCGGCGTCGACATGCATGTGCTGACCGGCGACGCTGCGCCGCTGCGCAATCTGGAACTCTGCATCAACCGTTCGCATCTCTCGGTAGAGCGGATGGTCGCGACATCCTACGCCAGCGGCCTGTCGGCGCTCGTGGATGACGAACTGGAGATGGGCGCTGCCTGCATCGACATGGGCGGCGGCACGACGACGATCTCGGTGTTCGCGGACGGCAAGTTCGTTCACGCGGACGCCATTCCGGTCGGCGGCAACCACGTCACGCTCGATCTCGCCAAAGGCCTGTCGACGCGGCTCGACGATGCCGAGCGGCTGAAGGTCATGCATGGCTCGGCTCTGCCCGGCGGCGCCGACGATCGCGATATCGTTTCCGTCCGGCCGATCGGCGACGAGAGCGACGTGGCCATTCAGGTGCCGCGCGCGGCGATGACCAGGATCATCCGCGCCCGCATCGAGGAGACGCTGGAAATGCTGCGTGACCGGCTGAACGCATCCGGATACGGCAACGTCGTCGGCAAGCGGGTGATTCTGACCGGCGGCGCAAGCCAGCTCGGCGGTCTGCCGGAAGCGGCGCGGCGCGTGATCGGACGCAATGTGCGGCTCGGTCGGCCGCTCGGCGTGGCCGGCCTGCCGGAAGCGGCGAAGGGGCCGGCATTCGCAACGGCGGTCGGGCTTCTGATCTATCCGCAGGCGGCAGGACTGGAAGGGCGGCAGCCGAAGGGTGGACAGGTGTTGCGCGCAACGGGCACGAACGGCCGGCTCCAGCGGGTCGGTCAGTGGATCAGGGACAGTTTTTAG